A DNA window from Onthophagus taurus isolate NC chromosome 1, IU_Otau_3.0, whole genome shotgun sequence contains the following coding sequences:
- the LOC111416963 gene encoding uncharacterized protein encodes MALPYSNFLEDYPISHVLNQRIMGPIGNCQINPPSGSEIFVSRIPLHYTEVELFKIFSTVGNIFKLRIMLRECRSTFMYNRGFAYITYTTPEAAERAVNEITAQNNKYTGKYLTVELSHDNCRLFVGGIPEHKTKDEVWKQLLMSGFEGIVEIIMYRAYTNRSVNRGFVFVEFETHQKAAQARYLFQNLKLWDTKLTVNWSTPLPKLDAVTLANITKLFFRNMSVTELPEEFKATLTHVLDGMPLRKVYKFKDQAFVHFYNRNEAEEAMEKLTAYYANSVVEISWAIPQNMAPKKHYCSTSPTPIKNINIMFNKKSPYVEQSSSLGESSSSDHFQQLPPQDSPTSIKVSNPLLHSQPEQFDWSDFLNQSSPLDYFQQSHNQFSSMPINKTDPVINHGAEEPDWPSFLSDSPSLDHFLQLPHCSTPTKKSNLLINNSSPQPEYASYSGQSSSSSVNYQQLFSPHYSPIPSQYDIDLMNQSPSYSSPTQPPILQRSPLTIQTLDYLHLVRPKSPIETVSSGLNIENSALIDSGFCSGTEQLNLSAIKDEYLPFDQVFRTLAISTNVMTSNDSKEPNEAIFK; translated from the exons ATGGCGTTACCATACAGCAATTTTTTGGAAGACTATCCCATAAGTCATGTCCTTAATCAGCGTATAATGGGCCCTATTGGAAATTGCCAAATTAATCCACCCTCAGGATCTGAAATTTTCGTCAGTCGTATTCCGCTGCATTATACAGAAgtagaattatttaaaattttttcaaccgttggaaatatttttaaactcaGAATAATGCTTCGTGAATGTAGATCGACGTTTATGTATAACCGAGGATTCGCGTATATTACGTATACAACCCCAGAAGCAGCGGAAAGAGCAGTTAATGAAATCACcgcacaaaataataaatacactGGTAAATACTTAACTGTTGAATTATCGCATGATAATTGTCGATTATTCGTCGGTGGTATACCGGAACATAAGACCAAAGATGAAGTTtggaaacaacttttaatgtCGGGATTTGAAGGTATCGTTGAGATTATCATGTATAGAGCATACACCAATCGGTCTGTAAACCGGGGCTTCGTTTTTGTTGAATTCGAAACACACCAGAAAGCTGCCCAAGCTaggtatttgtttcaaaacttGAAATTGTGGGATACCAAGTTAACCGTGAACTGGTCGACGCCCTTACCAAAACTTGATGCAGTCACTTTAGCTAAT aTAACGAAGTTGTTCTTCAGAAACATGAGTGTAACTGAATTACCAGAAGAATTCAAAGCTACCTTAACCCATGTTTTAGATGGAATGCCATTGAGGAAGGTGTACAAATTTAAAGATCAAgcttttgtacatttttataatcgCAATGAAGCAGAAGAAGCAATGGAGAAATTAACAG caTATTATGCAAATAGTGTTGTTGAAATTTCATGGGCTATACCACAAAACATGGCCcctaaaaaacattattg cagCACTTCACCAACTCcaatcaaaaacataaatattatgttCAATAAGAAATCTCCTTATGTTGAGCAGTCAAGTTCCCTAGGTGAATCATCATCATCAGATCACTTTCAACAATTACCTCCTCAGGA ttctCCAACATCTATCAAAGTTTCTAATCCATTACTTCATAGTCAACCTGAGCAATTTGATTGgtcagattttttaaatcaatcatCGCCCTTagattattttcaacaatCACACAATCAAtt ttcTTCTATGCCTATTAATAAGACCGACCCTGTTATTAATCATGGAGCTGAAGAACCTGATTGGCCAAGTTTCTTAAGTGACTCTCCATCTTTAGATCATTTTCTACAATTACCTCACTG ttcaacACCAACCAAAAAAtccaatttgttaattaataatagttCTCCACAGCCTGAATACGCTTCTTACAGTGGGCAGTCATCTTCATCATCTGTCAATTACCAACAGTTATTTTCCCCTCACTA tTCACCTATACCAAGTCAATATGATATTGATCTAATGAATCAATCACCATCATACTCATCTCCCACTCAACCTCCCATTTTGCAAAGAAGTCCATTAACTATACAAACTTTAGATTATCTGCACTTAGTTCGCCCCAA atCTCCCATTGAGACGGTTTCAAGTGGATTGAACATTGAAAATTCAGCATTAATTGATAGCGGTTTTTGTTCTGGTACCGAACAACTTAATTTATCAGCTATTAAAGATGAATATCTTCCTTTCGATCAGGTTTTCAG AACATTAGCTATATCAACCAATGTGATGACTTCTAATGATTCTAAAGAGCCAAATGAAGCCATTTTCAAATGA